In the genome of Desulfovulcanus ferrireducens, the window AAAAGTTTTTCCTCGGCCTCTGGAGTAAATTCGTGCACATTCTTTTTTTGTTCAGCACAGGCTCTTTGTAAAAAATACCTGGCCAGCAGCAAAATGTCTTCTCCCCGTTCACGCAAAGGAGGGAGGTTAACAATGACTCCGCTTAAACGATAATAAAGGTCCTCCCGAAAATTTCCCTGAGCTACTTCCTGCTCCACCAATTTATTCGTGGCCGCGATAAAACGCACATCAACGTGCCTTTCCTCTACAGCGCCCAAGGGGATAAAACACCGTTCCTGAATGCAACGCAGAAGTTTGACCTGTGTCGAGGGCTTAAGTTCCGCCACTTCGTCTAGAAATACCGTACCCCCTTCAGCAGCCTCTAAAAGGCCTTTTTTAGGTCGATCTGCACCGGTAAACGCCCCTTTGGAATAACCAAAGAGTTCACTTTCTATTAGATTGTCAGGCAGTCCACCACAATTTATGGCCAGAAAAGGTTTGTCTTTGCGCCCACTTTCATTGTGAATAGCCCGGGCGATGAGTTCTTTTCCCGTGCCTGACTCTCCTGTGATAAGCACATTTATTTCAGTCGGGGCGATTTTTTTTACCAAATCAAAGACTTCCTGCATCTTCTTACTTTGGCCAATAATTTGACCATAGTAGCCTTTAATCTGGCCTTTGAGGAAAATATTTTCCTCTCTCAAACGGCTGGCTTCCAGGATTCGTTCCACAATCAGCAAGAACTCATCCAGGTCAAAGGGTTTGCTGATATAATCAGCCGCGCCCAGTTTCATGGCTTCAACAGCACTCTGGGTTTCAGCAAAGGCTGTAATCATGACCACCGGCAAATCCGGATGGTAATTTTTAAGTTCTTTAAGCAAATCCAAACCGCTTTCCTGGCCCAACTTTAGATCCAGCAAAACCAGATCCGGGACATGGGTCTTTAAGAGCTCCCAAGCCTGAGCCGAATTTTCCCCTTTCCAGACCCTGTGCCCTTTTTTAACCAGAGCTATTTCTAATACTTCACGCAGACTCAGATCGTCATCAACAATAAGAATATTTGCCATATTTTTTAATGTGGAGGTTTAAGGTATTCGCAATCTATTGTGTTTATTATAAGTTTAGTTGCTTACTGCTTAAATGTTTTATTGGTTTATTAGCTAACTACTCGACTACTCGACTACTTAAAAAATACAGGCTATAAATTAAATCCTGTTGAAAACCAAACGGCCGCGCAGAAAATGAGCCATGACCTGGCCTCTTAATTTCTGTCCCAAAGCTGGAGTATTTTTACCTTTGGAGAGCATGGTCTCCGGGCCTACCTCCCACTCTGCCTCCGGAGCAAAGAGGAAGAAGTCTGCTACATCTCCTTCCTGAAAAGCATTCGCCTTAAGATCAAAAATTTCAGCTGGCGCCTGCACAAAAAGCCGGATTAAATCATCATTACTTAGTACCCCATCCAGTACCAGACCAAAGCAAAGACTCAATGCCGTGTCCAGACCGGAAATACCATTTGGTGCTTCAGCAAAAGGAACATCCTTTTCAAATTGGGCATGAGGGGCATGGTCCGTGGCCAACACGTCAATTACTTTCTCACGCACAGCCTGTTGCAAGGCCAGGACATCATCTTTTGTTCGCAAAGGAGGATTGACTTTGGCCAAGGTATTATAACCCTGGACTAGGGTTTCATCCCAGACAAGGTAATGCGGGCAGGTCTCCGCCGTGATGGGAATAGATTTTTGTTTGGCCCAGGCAATCAATTCTACAGACTGACGACAGCTAATATGAGCTAGATGAATAGGTAAATCAAGATACGCTGCCATGAGGATATCCCTGGCTACCTGCATGGTTTCTGCCACTGAAGGGATACCTTTTAATCCCAAATACGCGGATACCTCTCCCTCATTCATTAGGCCTTCGTGGCTCAAATAACTGTCTTCACAATGATCGATGACTTTTAACCCCAAGTCAGAACTATATTCCACAGCACGGCGAAAAAGTTCGTTATTTTCTACAGGCAAACCATCATTTGAAAAGGCTTTGCAACCAGCTTCGGCCAGTTCA includes:
- a CDS encoding dihydroorotase, which translates into the protein MQADLVVKNVVLNDKKGDLIVHQGKIKEFVPGGTERVQAEEEFDGQGFLLWPSLIDVHVHLREPGFEYKEDINSGLKAAIAGGFGQVMAMANTNPVNDSASVTEFMLEQARNFHPHGPFLHPIGALTKGLTGKELSPMAELAEAGCKAFSNDGLPVENNELFRRAVEYSSDLGLKVIDHCEDSYLSHEGLMNEGEVSAYLGLKGIPSVAETMQVARDILMAAYLDLPIHLAHISCRQSVELIAWAKQKSIPITAETCPHYLVWDETLVQGYNTLAKVNPPLRTKDDVLALQQAVREKVIDVLATDHAPHAQFEKDVPFAEAPNGISGLDTALSLCFGLVLDGVLSNDDLIRLFVQAPAEIFDLKANAFQEGDVADFFLFAPEAEWEVGPETMLSKGKNTPALGQKLRGQVMAHFLRGRLVFNRI
- a CDS encoding sigma-54-dependent transcriptional regulator, giving the protein MANILIVDDDLSLREVLEIALVKKGHRVWKGENSAQAWELLKTHVPDLVLLDLKLGQESGLDLLKELKNYHPDLPVVMITAFAETQSAVEAMKLGAADYISKPFDLDEFLLIVERILEASRLREENIFLKGQIKGYYGQIIGQSKKMQEVFDLVKKIAPTEINVLITGESGTGKELIARAIHNESGRKDKPFLAINCGGLPDNLIESELFGYSKGAFTGADRPKKGLLEAAEGGTVFLDEVAELKPSTQVKLLRCIQERCFIPLGAVEERHVDVRFIAATNKLVEQEVAQGNFREDLYYRLSGVIVNLPPLRERGEDILLLARYFLQRACAEQKKNVHEFTPEAEEKLLKYTYPGNVRELENIVERAVALETGDKITPNSLVIYEQPQVSDRSSGIEEVLQGKISLDDYLLEQEKEILEQALERTNNHKSKAAGLLGLNLRQFRYRLSKVGLTQIED